Proteins found in one Geomonas subterranea genomic segment:
- a CDS encoding PLP-dependent aminotransferase family protein, which yields MIYLNPESKKPLYQQLYEQLKQNIITGEYEKGSRLTSTRDLAKNLSIARNTVEAAYDQLCIEGYVEGRHGSGYVVQDLQEDLLYFPDMTGDVEDVQLLSSGGKTHEPEAPPPAQARAVKYNFSYGDFDPHSFPHALWRRLNNEVLTSMKVDSIAYYGDKQGELQLRRELTKYLRQSRGVKCSPDQIVVGAGLQDLAMMICLLFPQEERILGMEEPGYDFTRVIFANHGYRVLPVPVGESGIDPAELKKSGARLAYVTPSHQLPTGVVMPIQHRMRLLQWAEQSGGVIIEDDYDSEFRYRTRPIPALQSIDRQERVIYLGTFSKAFAPGLRMGYMVLPRWLLSRYHTVFERYKCTVPRLQQYVAASLLSGGHWDRHLRKVCLVNKKKHEVLVQSIQREMGDRVRIYGSNAGLHVLLEHFTGETQEAMVERAAAYQVKVSPTRQFWHNPDSAPENLIMIGFGGLSAEEIAEGIKLLRQAWFG from the coding sequence ATGATCTACCTGAACCCTGAAAGCAAAAAGCCTTTGTATCAGCAGCTTTATGAGCAGTTAAAGCAGAACATCATCACCGGCGAATACGAGAAGGGGAGCCGGCTGACATCGACCAGGGATCTGGCGAAAAATTTATCCATCGCGCGCAACACGGTGGAGGCGGCCTACGACCAGCTCTGCATCGAAGGGTACGTGGAGGGGCGGCATGGCTCCGGCTACGTGGTGCAGGATCTCCAGGAAGATCTGCTCTATTTTCCTGACATGACAGGGGATGTGGAAGACGTGCAGCTCCTGTCCTCGGGCGGCAAAACTCACGAGCCTGAAGCGCCGCCCCCCGCGCAGGCCAGGGCGGTAAAGTACAACTTTTCCTATGGCGACTTCGATCCGCACTCCTTTCCCCACGCGCTGTGGCGGCGACTTAACAACGAGGTGCTGACCTCCATGAAGGTCGACTCCATCGCCTACTACGGGGACAAACAGGGGGAGCTCCAGCTACGGCGGGAACTGACGAAGTACCTGCGCCAGTCAAGGGGTGTCAAATGTTCGCCGGACCAGATCGTGGTCGGCGCGGGGCTCCAGGACCTGGCGATGATGATCTGCCTTTTATTTCCGCAAGAGGAGCGGATCCTGGGTATGGAGGAGCCCGGTTACGACTTCACCAGGGTCATCTTCGCGAACCACGGATACCGGGTGCTCCCGGTCCCGGTGGGCGAATCGGGCATCGACCCGGCGGAGCTCAAGAAAAGCGGGGCGCGGCTCGCCTACGTCACCCCGTCACATCAGCTTCCCACGGGGGTGGTGATGCCGATCCAGCACCGCATGAGGCTGCTGCAATGGGCGGAGCAAAGCGGCGGGGTCATCATCGAGGACGACTACGACAGCGAGTTCCGCTACCGTACCCGCCCCATCCCGGCCCTGCAGTCGATCGATCGCCAGGAGCGCGTGATCTACCTGGGAACGTTCTCCAAGGCGTTCGCGCCGGGGCTGCGCATGGGATACATGGTGCTGCCGCGATGGCTTTTGTCCAGGTACCACACCGTCTTCGAGCGCTATAAATGCACCGTCCCCAGGCTGCAGCAGTACGTCGCGGCGAGCCTCTTGTCGGGGGGGCACTGGGACCGGCACCTGCGCAAGGTCTGCCTCGTCAACAAGAAGAAGCACGAGGTACTGGTGCAGTCGATTCAAAGGGAGATGGGGGACCGGGTGCGGATCTACGGCTCCAACGCGGGGCTGCACGTCCTTTTGGAGCATTTCACCGGGGAGACCCAGGAAGCGATGGTGGAGCGGGCGGCGGCGTACCAGGTGAAGGTGTCGCCGACCCGGCAGTTCTGGCACAACCCGGACTCCGCGCCGGAAAACCTGATCATGATCGGCTTCGGCGGCCTCTCCGCGGAGGAGATCGCCGAGGGGATAAAGCTGTTGCGGCAGGCATGGTTCGGGTGA
- a CDS encoding FRG domain-containing protein: protein MDFSGEITSFDDFRRLIIKTAPGSWNFFRGESRDFYTLIPKIGRLTPDPGGAGRRPAGEVMPADIYGEYQALQEFKKSGRHLVEVQPATEWEWLALAQHHGLPTRLLDWSVNPLIALYFAVAEPYCDLDLRRDRLNNPDYCGGAALYIAHTMYGLSEIDERANPFEADTCFFMAPVIASRIKAQSGVFSLLRNPWRPLEQQLSPREHIRKYRIPFEFRGFLAQELKLLGINHAFVFADLDGLARYIQEKVSDKIDPQQSLAHRHT, encoded by the coding sequence ATGGATTTTTCCGGGGAGATCACGTCGTTTGATGACTTCCGCAGGCTGATCATAAAAACGGCCCCGGGGTCGTGGAACTTCTTCCGGGGCGAGAGCCGCGATTTCTACACCCTGATCCCGAAGATCGGGCGGCTTACCCCGGACCCGGGGGGCGCGGGGCGGCGTCCCGCCGGCGAGGTGATGCCGGCCGACATCTACGGCGAGTACCAGGCGTTGCAGGAGTTCAAGAAGTCGGGGCGCCACCTGGTAGAGGTGCAGCCCGCGACGGAATGGGAGTGGCTGGCCCTGGCGCAGCATCACGGTTTGCCGACGCGGCTGCTGGACTGGTCGGTGAACCCGCTGATCGCCCTGTACTTCGCCGTCGCGGAGCCGTACTGCGACCTGGACCTGCGGCGGGACCGGCTCAACAACCCGGACTACTGCGGCGGCGCCGCGCTCTACATCGCCCACACCATGTACGGGCTCTCCGAGATCGACGAGAGGGCCAACCCCTTCGAGGCCGACACCTGTTTCTTCATGGCGCCGGTGATCGCCTCCCGCATCAAGGCGCAAAGCGGGGTGTTCTCGCTGTTAAGGAACCCGTGGCGGCCGCTGGAGCAACAGCTTTCCCCGAGGGAGCACATCCGCAAGTACCGCATTCCCTTCGAGTTCCGTGGTTTCTTGGCCCAGGAGCTGAAGCTTTTGGGGATCAACCACGCCTTCGTCTTCGCCGATCTGGACGGGCTGGCCCGCTACATCCAGGAGAAGGTTTCCGACAAGATCGATCCCCAGCAGTCCCTGGCCCACAGGCACACCTAG
- a CDS encoding BamA/TamA family outer membrane protein, with protein sequence MFSPPDGGSPQLSQESPQKRTTMRALSLLSLILFSLLTGCTSYIPSTVLPAPSPAQPYVKLVTIPLPVIASSPNEGVTWGALTAFLLHNDKDEVSALFAPQVNRNENFGTTGTLYGAMYPSPLRSIEFNLSKSSKVNSDYEVRLRDQSLMERKLELNAFLYNFTDGSARFFGFGSGSSAADESNFADREFGYTVSAGYPLSDKTTLYLGDRLRRVEIDEGAVKKLPNLQQQFSAAEVPGIDGFSTHAQSVSLVYSTLDAAAMSSSGIRARATIEGSLAGLGSSARFVRYEGEVKGFFPVPDSRFISAGRFAVGQARGSSIPFLEQSILGGENTLRGYGRNRFIDSSYVVCNLEERIRLFRWEVFDVKADWELAPFVDIGGVADTMGDLRAGNIEVNPGIGFRAVVRPNILGRIDVGFGKDGAAVFVGLGYPF encoded by the coding sequence ATGTTTTCCCCGCCCGACGGAGGCTCCCCGCAGCTCTCCCAGGAGTCTCCCCAGAAACGGACCACAATGCGCGCGCTATCGCTCTTATCGCTGATCCTCTTTTCACTTCTGACCGGCTGCACCAGCTACATCCCGTCGACGGTGCTCCCGGCCCCCTCGCCTGCACAGCCGTACGTGAAGCTGGTTACCATCCCGCTTCCCGTCATCGCCTCGAGCCCCAACGAAGGGGTGACCTGGGGAGCGCTCACCGCGTTCCTTTTGCACAACGACAAGGACGAGGTTTCCGCCCTGTTCGCCCCGCAGGTGAACCGCAACGAGAACTTCGGCACGACCGGGACCCTCTACGGCGCCATGTACCCCTCCCCCTTGCGCAGCATCGAGTTCAACCTCTCCAAATCCAGCAAGGTGAATTCCGACTACGAGGTGCGGCTACGGGACCAGAGTCTCATGGAGCGGAAGCTCGAGCTCAACGCCTTCCTCTACAACTTCACCGACGGCTCGGCCCGCTTTTTCGGCTTCGGGTCCGGCAGCAGCGCCGCCGACGAGTCCAACTTCGCCGACCGCGAATTCGGCTACACCGTGTCGGCGGGGTACCCGCTCTCAGACAAGACCACCCTGTACCTGGGGGATCGCCTGAGAAGGGTGGAGATCGACGAGGGGGCCGTCAAAAAGCTCCCGAACCTGCAGCAGCAGTTCAGCGCGGCCGAGGTACCCGGCATCGACGGCTTCAGCACGCACGCGCAATCCGTGTCACTGGTCTACAGCACCCTCGACGCCGCCGCCATGTCCAGTTCCGGCATCCGCGCGCGGGCCACCATCGAGGGGAGCCTGGCCGGGCTCGGGAGCAGCGCGCGCTTCGTTCGTTACGAGGGGGAGGTAAAAGGGTTCTTCCCCGTTCCGGACAGCCGTTTCATCAGCGCCGGCAGGTTTGCGGTGGGACAGGCGCGCGGGAGTTCCATCCCCTTCCTGGAGCAGAGCATCCTGGGCGGCGAGAACACCCTCAGGGGGTACGGCAGGAACCGCTTCATAGACAGCAGCTACGTGGTGTGCAACCTCGAGGAGCGGATCAGGCTGTTCCGGTGGGAGGTTTTCGACGTCAAGGCGGACTGGGAGCTGGCGCCTTTCGTGGACATCGGCGGGGTCGCCGACACGATGGGAGACCTGCGGGCGGGGAACATCGAGGTGAATCCGGGCATCGGCTTCCGCGCCGTGGTGCGCCCCAACATCCTGGGACGCATCGACGTCGGCTTCGGCAAGGACGGCGCCGCCGTGTTCGTGGGACTCGGGTATCCCTTCTAA
- the flhA gene encoding flagellar biosynthesis protein FlhA codes for MANPSTDALALPGPKSNSDIYMAIALIGVLALMVVPLPAFMLDIFLATNITVALVILLVCLYTVQPLDFSVFPSILLVTTLFRLALNIASTRLILMHGSEGVEAAGGVIKAFGQFVVGGNYVVGAVIFLILVIINFVVITKGAGRVAEVAARFTLDAMPGKQMAIDADLSNGILTDKEAKLRRKKIAREADFYGSMDGASKFVRGDAVAGIMIVLVNIIGGFVIGVWQKGMPLDQALQNYTLLTIGEGLVAQIPALIISTAAGIIVTRSADENNFGHEIAGQLLNYPKAFQVASGVLFLFAMIPGLPHFAFFLLSGVSYMVSKMAVEKKAEIEDVVETTAGGAEESDQISSIRPLDMLELEVGYGLVPMVDASQQGELLDRIRSIRKQVADRMGFIVPPIHIHDNLQLKPYEYNILINGAKVGGGELSGQYLAMDSGGAVGQLEGIKTTEPVFGLPAVWIKGKEREKAQVSGYTVVDNTTILATHISETIKKHAHELVGRQELQQLLDSIAATLPKVVEELVPSLLSLGSVLRVVKNLLKENVSIRDLRSILETLADYGGVTKDPEMLTEFVRQSLGRYIVEQYKREDDTLCVLTLDHDIEETIIDSVQLSEQGSYLAIDPHVAQRVLAAIRRNAEQFDAIGALPVLMASPSIRRHVKKLTERFMPNLAVISHNEIPPNIKIQSLGVVVINAS; via the coding sequence ATGGCAAACCCCTCGACGGACGCCCTGGCGCTCCCGGGACCCAAAAGCAATTCGGACATCTACATGGCCATCGCCCTGATCGGGGTGCTGGCCCTGATGGTGGTCCCCCTGCCTGCGTTCATGCTCGACATCTTCCTGGCGACCAACATCACCGTGGCGCTCGTGATCCTGCTGGTCTGCCTCTACACGGTGCAGCCGCTCGATTTCTCGGTGTTCCCCTCGATACTCCTCGTCACGACGCTGTTCCGGCTGGCCCTCAACATCGCTTCGACCCGGCTCATCCTGATGCATGGCAGCGAGGGTGTGGAGGCGGCCGGCGGCGTCATCAAGGCCTTCGGCCAGTTCGTGGTCGGCGGCAACTACGTGGTCGGCGCCGTCATCTTCCTGATCCTGGTCATCATCAACTTCGTGGTCATCACCAAGGGCGCCGGGCGCGTGGCCGAGGTGGCCGCCCGCTTCACCCTGGACGCCATGCCGGGCAAGCAGATGGCCATCGACGCCGACCTCTCCAACGGCATCCTGACCGACAAGGAAGCGAAGCTCCGCCGCAAGAAAATCGCCCGCGAGGCGGACTTCTACGGTTCCATGGACGGTGCCTCCAAGTTCGTGCGCGGGGACGCCGTCGCCGGGATCATGATCGTTCTCGTGAACATCATCGGCGGCTTCGTGATCGGCGTCTGGCAGAAGGGGATGCCGCTGGACCAGGCGCTGCAGAACTACACCCTGCTCACCATCGGCGAAGGGCTGGTGGCCCAGATCCCGGCCCTGATCATCTCCACCGCGGCAGGTATCATCGTGACCCGCTCCGCCGACGAGAACAACTTCGGGCACGAGATCGCCGGGCAGCTCTTGAACTACCCGAAGGCCTTCCAGGTCGCCTCGGGGGTCCTGTTCCTGTTCGCCATGATCCCCGGCCTGCCGCACTTCGCCTTCTTCCTCCTCTCAGGGGTTTCCTACATGGTGAGCAAGATGGCGGTGGAGAAGAAGGCCGAGATCGAGGACGTGGTGGAAACGACCGCCGGCGGCGCCGAGGAGAGCGACCAGATCAGTTCCATCCGTCCGCTGGACATGCTGGAGCTGGAAGTCGGCTACGGCCTGGTCCCCATGGTGGACGCGAGCCAGCAGGGGGAACTCCTGGACCGGATCCGCTCCATCAGGAAGCAGGTGGCGGACCGCATGGGCTTCATCGTCCCGCCGATCCACATTCACGACAACCTGCAGTTGAAACCCTACGAGTACAACATCCTCATCAATGGCGCCAAGGTCGGCGGCGGCGAGCTCTCGGGGCAGTACCTGGCCATGGACTCCGGCGGCGCGGTCGGGCAGCTGGAAGGGATCAAGACCACGGAGCCGGTCTTCGGCCTCCCGGCGGTCTGGATCAAGGGGAAGGAGCGGGAGAAGGCGCAGGTCTCCGGCTACACCGTGGTGGACAACACCACCATCCTCGCCACCCACATCAGCGAAACCATCAAGAAGCACGCCCACGAGCTGGTGGGGCGGCAGGAGCTGCAGCAGCTTCTGGACAGCATCGCGGCGACCCTGCCCAAGGTGGTCGAGGAGCTGGTTCCGTCGCTCCTCTCCCTGGGGAGCGTGCTGCGCGTGGTGAAGAACCTTCTGAAAGAAAACGTCTCCATCCGCGACCTGCGCTCCATCCTGGAGACCCTGGCCGACTACGGCGGGGTGACCAAGGACCCGGAGATGCTCACCGAGTTCGTGCGGCAGAGCCTCGGGCGCTACATCGTGGAGCAGTACAAGCGCGAGGATGACACCCTCTGCGTGCTCACCCTGGACCACGACATCGAGGAGACCATCATCGACTCGGTCCAGCTTTCGGAGCAGGGGAGCTACCTGGCCATCGACCCGCACGTGGCGCAGCGCGTCCTGGCCGCCATCCGCAGGAACGCCGAGCAGTTCGACGCCATCGGCGCGCTCCCGGTCCTGATGGCTTCCCCCTCCATCCGCCGTCACGTGAAGAAACTCACCGAACGGTTCATGCCCAACCTGGCGGTCATCTCGCACAACGAGATCCCGCCCAACATAAAAATCCAATCCTTAGGCGTGGTGGTGATCAATGCTAGTTAA
- a CDS encoding AAA family ATPase has protein sequence MLVKTFQAGEMSEALRMVKAEMGLDAMILSSKKERKKGILGFFSKPYYEVTAALEPRPQQRPNPYREEPAPAPERELSTREEFQNSMLGPLAREVRELKQRIEALTKKEAQQAAQQAAPQAQEPQPEAAARTFGKEELEEIKQLLYNAVSGNKEKGQPKPVTFQLAGQALEQTVSKGALQPDPPAVSFPVEQPHAPAPALKLVKAAGKASEEELLLEQLADELRSEEVGPEAVEALTTSVRAAAEEGASLEELRSLMADNLAGMVKCSGSLRIKKTGPRIVAVVGPTGVGKTTTIAKIAAMYALNRRVSVAMVTMDNFRVGAVEQLKTYAKIMDLPLEVAGNSQELSGALARHSDKDLILIDTAGRSPKDADRLDELKGYLESQSGIDVYLCLSATTRSREIDEIIATFGTLPVTKLLFTKLDESRTFGCIVDTCLKHKIPLSYFSTGQKVPEDIEVATSRKLAAMVVQESN, from the coding sequence ATGCTAGTTAAAACATTCCAAGCAGGCGAGATGTCGGAAGCTCTCAGGATGGTCAAGGCCGAGATGGGTCTGGACGCCATGATCCTCTCCTCCAAGAAGGAGCGCAAGAAGGGTATCCTCGGCTTCTTCTCCAAGCCCTACTACGAGGTGACCGCGGCCCTGGAGCCCAGGCCGCAGCAGCGCCCCAACCCGTACCGGGAGGAGCCGGCGCCGGCGCCCGAGCGCGAACTTTCCACCCGCGAGGAGTTCCAGAACTCGATGCTCGGCCCCCTGGCGCGCGAGGTGCGCGAGCTGAAGCAGCGCATCGAGGCGCTCACCAAGAAGGAGGCGCAGCAGGCGGCACAGCAGGCAGCGCCCCAGGCACAGGAACCCCAGCCGGAAGCCGCCGCCAGGACCTTCGGAAAGGAGGAGCTCGAGGAGATCAAGCAGCTCCTCTACAACGCCGTCTCCGGCAACAAGGAGAAGGGGCAGCCCAAGCCGGTGACCTTCCAACTGGCCGGGCAGGCGCTCGAGCAGACCGTGTCCAAGGGCGCGCTCCAGCCCGACCCCCCGGCAGTCTCCTTCCCGGTCGAGCAGCCCCACGCCCCGGCGCCGGCGCTCAAGCTGGTCAAGGCGGCGGGGAAGGCGAGCGAGGAGGAGCTTCTTTTGGAACAGCTCGCCGACGAGCTCAGGAGCGAGGAGGTCGGACCGGAGGCGGTGGAGGCCCTCACCACGTCGGTGCGCGCCGCAGCCGAGGAGGGGGCGTCCCTGGAGGAGCTCCGCTCGCTGATGGCCGACAACCTGGCCGGCATGGTGAAATGCTCCGGCTCGCTGCGCATCAAGAAGACCGGCCCGCGCATCGTGGCCGTGGTGGGGCCGACCGGCGTCGGCAAGACCACCACCATCGCGAAGATCGCGGCCATGTACGCCTTGAACCGCCGCGTCTCCGTCGCCATGGTCACCATGGACAACTTCAGGGTCGGCGCGGTCGAGCAGCTGAAGACCTACGCCAAGATCATGGACCTCCCGCTGGAGGTGGCCGGCAACTCCCAGGAGCTCTCCGGCGCGCTGGCCCGTCATTCCGACAAGGACCTGATCCTCATCGACACCGCCGGCCGCAGCCCCAAGGATGCCGACCGTCTCGACGAGCTCAAGGGGTACCTGGAGAGCCAGAGCGGCATCGACGTCTACCTCTGCCTGTCGGCCACCACGAGGAGCCGCGAGATCGACGAGATCATCGCCACCTTCGGCACGCTGCCGGTGACCAAGCTCCTCTTCACCAAGCTCGACGAGAGCCGGACCTTCGGCTGCATCGTCGACACCTGTTTGAAGCACAAGATCCCCCTTTCCTATTTCAGCACCGGGCAGAAGGTGCCCGAGGACATCGAGGTGGCGACCTCCAGAAAGCTCGCCGCCATGGTAGTGCAGGAGTCTAACTGA
- a CDS encoding AAA family ATPase: MSCLATDQAESLRRLAGRANKTEVPDQLQVREGLRVISVTSGKGGVGKTSVVVNLAASLAACGQRVLIVDSNPGVGDICLRLGKDAPFRLGQVLSGDIALNDTVVDLGGGVSVLPAGMEMQQYSALSPWERSALLQSMLRLQNDYDCFLIDTGSGMAANLTSFAAIAREIMLVVTPEPTSITDAYALIKMLSGRDSSFRFRLLINMCRDNQEGETLFSKLAAITGRFLQVQFDHAGTILHDELLVESVRRRGALCRLFPDAKASTGFKNLAQKINAERPGGAATMPVASVASSTMWRNHELSS, translated from the coding sequence ATGTCTTGCCTAGCAACAGACCAGGCCGAATCGCTCAGGAGACTGGCGGGGCGCGCCAACAAGACCGAAGTGCCGGACCAGCTCCAGGTGCGCGAAGGGCTCAGGGTGATCTCGGTCACCAGCGGCAAGGGGGGGGTCGGCAAGACCTCGGTGGTGGTGAACCTGGCCGCCTCCCTCGCCGCCTGCGGCCAGCGGGTGCTGATCGTGGACTCGAATCCCGGGGTAGGCGACATCTGCCTGCGCCTCGGGAAGGACGCCCCCTTCCGCCTGGGGCAGGTGCTCTCCGGGGACATCGCCCTCAACGACACGGTGGTGGACCTGGGTGGCGGCGTGAGCGTCCTTCCCGCGGGAATGGAGATGCAGCAGTACAGCGCCCTCTCCCCCTGGGAGCGGAGCGCCCTCCTGCAGTCGATGCTCCGGCTGCAAAACGATTACGACTGCTTCCTGATCGACACCGGCTCCGGCATGGCCGCCAACCTGACCAGCTTCGCCGCCATCGCCCGCGAGATCATGCTGGTGGTGACCCCCGAGCCCACCTCCATCACCGACGCCTACGCGCTCATCAAGATGCTTTCCGGCCGCGACAGCTCCTTCCGTTTCCGGCTCCTGATCAACATGTGCCGCGACAACCAGGAGGGGGAAACACTCTTTTCAAAATTGGCCGCAATTACGGGCCGCTTTTTGCAGGTACAGTTTGACCACGCAGGAACGATCCTGCACGACGAGCTCCTGGTGGAGTCCGTGAGGCGCCGCGGGGCTTTATGCCGGCTCTTCCCGGATGCCAAGGCGTCGACTGGGTTCAAAAATTTGGCACAGAAAATCAATGCGGAGCGGCCGGGGGGCGCAGCGACCATGCCGGTGGCTTCGGTGGCATCTAGCACCATGTGGAGGAACCATGAACTGTCTTCTTAA
- a CDS encoding FliA/WhiG family RNA polymerase sigma factor, whose translation MNCLLKAYEHEAQRGVPMSRDELVVTHLPLVKFIVDRIASSLPPHLDRDDLRSAAVIGLISAAERFDPSRGVQFKTFAEQRIRGTIMDELRAQDWLTRSLRDKFKKLEKEFSQLEQRLGRNPSSDEVATAMGLELKDYFRLLEEIHLLSFVSLDDAWHDEDGAPFGLLDVLEDKGTESPQSQLIARQTVERLAEAIDSLPEKERIVITLYYYEELNLKEIGAVLDLTESRISQLHSQAIVRLRGKMKRVA comes from the coding sequence ATGAACTGTCTTCTTAAGGCGTATGAGCATGAGGCGCAACGCGGGGTCCCGATGAGCAGGGATGAACTGGTGGTCACCCACCTCCCGCTGGTTAAGTTCATTGTCGACCGGATCGCCTCGTCACTCCCCCCGCACCTCGACCGGGACGACCTGAGAAGCGCCGCGGTGATCGGCCTGATCTCCGCCGCCGAGCGCTTCGATCCCAGCCGCGGGGTACAGTTCAAGACCTTCGCGGAGCAGCGCATCCGGGGCACCATCATGGATGAGCTGAGGGCCCAGGACTGGCTCACCAGGAGTCTCCGGGACAAGTTCAAGAAGCTGGAGAAGGAGTTCTCCCAGCTCGAGCAGCGCCTGGGGCGCAACCCCTCCAGCGACGAGGTGGCCACCGCCATGGGGCTCGAGCTGAAGGACTACTTCAGGCTCCTGGAGGAGATCCATCTCCTCTCCTTCGTCTCACTTGACGACGCCTGGCACGACGAGGACGGCGCCCCCTTCGGCCTTCTCGACGTCCTGGAGGACAAGGGGACCGAGAGCCCGCAGAGCCAGCTCATCGCGCGCCAGACCGTGGAGCGGCTCGCCGAGGCGATCGACTCCCTCCCCGAGAAGGAGCGCATCGTCATCACGCTCTACTACTACGAGGAACTGAACCTGAAGGAGATCGGCGCCGTGCTCGATCTCACCGAGTCGCGCATCTCGCAGCTGCACAGCCAGGCCATCGTCAGGCTGCGCGGCAAGATGAAGCGCGTGGCCTAG
- the flgF gene encoding flagellar basal-body rod protein FlgF, protein MNAGMYAALTGNLSAQRRLDVISNNLANASTTGFKADQIQFESVLANVKNSTQGPVFSNDRYSTDFSAGSLQRTDNALDVALEGDGFFAVSTPQGTAYTRQGNFHLASNGRLVTADGYELQGGGGPITVPANGKVEIGPTGQVSVNGNTVGTISAVDFAKPYAFNKLGNGLFQPADPNAATTASTAGIKQGYLETSNVKAVVEMSRLIETSRYFEICAKAVKTYDDLTSRAANDLGKV, encoded by the coding sequence ATGAACGCAGGGATGTACGCAGCCCTAACCGGCAACCTTTCCGCGCAGCGCAGGCTGGACGTGATCTCCAACAACCTGGCCAACGCCAGCACCACCGGTTTCAAGGCGGACCAGATCCAGTTCGAAAGCGTGCTGGCCAATGTCAAAAATTCGACACAGGGGCCGGTGTTCAGCAACGACCGCTACTCGACCGACTTTTCCGCCGGCAGCCTGCAGCGCACCGACAACGCGCTCGACGTGGCGCTGGAGGGTGACGGGTTCTTCGCGGTGAGCACGCCGCAGGGGACGGCCTATACCCGCCAGGGGAACTTCCACCTGGCCTCGAACGGCAGGCTCGTGACCGCGGACGGCTACGAGCTGCAGGGGGGAGGCGGCCCGATCACGGTCCCCGCCAACGGCAAGGTCGAGATCGGCCCCACCGGGCAGGTGAGCGTGAACGGCAACACGGTAGGGACCATCAGCGCGGTCGATTTCGCCAAGCCCTACGCCTTCAACAAGCTTGGCAACGGCCTGTTCCAGCCGGCCGACCCCAACGCCGCGACCACCGCCTCCACGGCCGGGATCAAGCAGGGGTACCTGGAGACCTCCAACGTGAAGGCCGTGGTGGAGATGTCGCGCCTGATCGAGACGAGCCGCTACTTCGAGATCTGCGCCAAGGCCGTCAAGACCTACGACGACCTCACCTCCCGCGCCGCCAACGACCTCGGGAAGGTCTAA
- the flgG gene encoding flagellar basal-body rod protein FlgG: MIRALWTAASGMQAQQLNIDVVANNLANSSTTGFKKSRADFQDLMYQTEKTTGAPATNTTTIPTGIQVGLGVRPGAVSKIFTTGTMVHTGNELDMAIEGDGFLQVQQSDGTTAYTRAGSLKKDGQGRVVTSDGQPVIPEIVIPSNATSINIGSDGTVSVQQAGQTASTTVGTIQLASFTNPAGLNAIGKNLFLPTDSSGNATTGTAGQNGLGTLEQGYIEQSNVSVMEEMVSMIVSQRAYEINSKAIQASDDMLQQAAALKR, encoded by the coding sequence ATGATCAGAGCACTTTGGACCGCCGCATCCGGGATGCAGGCTCAGCAGCTCAACATAGACGTGGTGGCCAACAACCTGGCCAACTCCAGCACCACCGGCTTCAAGAAAAGCCGCGCGGACTTCCAGGACCTCATGTACCAGACCGAGAAGACCACGGGCGCTCCGGCCACCAACACCACCACCATCCCGACCGGCATCCAGGTCGGCCTCGGCGTCCGCCCCGGCGCGGTGAGCAAGATCTTCACCACCGGGACCATGGTCCACACGGGGAACGAGCTGGACATGGCCATAGAGGGGGACGGCTTCCTCCAGGTGCAGCAGTCCGACGGCACCACCGCCTACACCCGCGCCGGCTCGCTCAAGAAGGACGGGCAGGGGAGGGTGGTCACCTCCGACGGCCAACCGGTAATCCCGGAGATCGTCATCCCCAGCAATGCCACCAGCATCAACATCGGTTCCGACGGCACCGTGTCGGTGCAGCAGGCCGGACAGACCGCCTCCACCACGGTGGGGACCATCCAGCTCGCCTCCTTCACCAACCCCGCCGGGCTCAACGCCATCGGCAAGAACCTCTTCCTCCCCACCGATTCCTCGGGCAACGCCACCACCGGCACCGCCGGGCAGAACGGGCTGGGGACCCTCGAGCAGGGGTACATCGAGCAGAGCAACGTGAGCGTCATGGAGGAGATGGTGAGCATGATCGTCTCCCAGCGCGCCTACGAGATCAACTCCAAGGCGATCCAGGCCTCGGACGACATGCTGCAGCAGGCCGCTGCGCTCAAGAGGTAG